One Glycine max cultivar Williams 82 chromosome 1, Glycine_max_v4.0, whole genome shotgun sequence genomic window, ATTCTGTTGGTTCCATTTAGTTTGAATAATCCCAAAGTACGGGGCTCCCACCCCTAGCCTAAACTCAAATTTGATATgagaataatttaataaaagatgTAAGAAAGGAGAATCAGGAATCCTCCTAGAAACAAAGGGAACAAAAGCTTTTTTTTCAAAGATCCAAATGCATGTGTAATGCCTCTGAATATCACATAGCAAATTAAATAAGATTCACTGTGATAAGGGACCAAGATTTTCTTGatagtttttaatcttttctatttttttagaacTATTATCAACAACACAGACTTATCTGCATGATACAGTGATGGTGGCAGAGGTGGATAAAGAGAGAGTGTTAGGAAGAAAGTGTCGCTAGCATTTTTCATTGAACAATAAATTGGCTGAATAGCTCTAGCAATTCTAACTAGCAGAAAGTAGCACAAGACATCAAATGTTGAAACAATAAAATTCAGAAACAAGATCATAGAGactattgttaaaaaaaacaaaaaaaaaacccaaattgACATGGAGGAATTAACTAAATGCACCGAACAACTTGAGGGCTTTTGAAGTCAATCACATAATAGGTTTGTTCTCCAATTTACTCAAGGATAGTTTTGAGATAGAAGTTCTCCAAAATTTACAGGGAGAAAACTCTATAAAACCAAATATAGAGTGAAAGCCTAAATCAAAATGCAGTTAACAATTAAActgtaaaacatttttaaatacatttacTTTATTAGCATCAAATCTCTCCACCCACTACTAAGCACTCCAACACAATCTTGCttgcttttctctttttcactttcattcaACTTCAACAATATCTacttcctttcttttcctttccaaGATCCGGGTTTgtccttttccattttttattttcaataattctTATCCGGCATGCTCATGTTGATTTGACACCGGCACTCTTCTTTCCGCTATTCTAATCACGCATTCATCTCCATTTGTGTTGGTTTCATGGAGCTCAAACTGTACCATGCACGCACATAAATATTGATGAAGGATTGgtatgttttttgttgtttatcgtTTCAGTTGTGTTTAATCATTTCAGCCCTTTAACCCCTTTTGTATTATGCACCTTTActctctaatttttttcaacaaagatAGTGGCTTGATGAGAGATTGATGCTATTTTGATTATTGGGTTTTCTGTAAAATGGAGTTTGAGCCTTTGAGTCTCAGCAACAAGGTTTGTTGAAAAAATGAGTGTGTATGATAGAGCAGGAATCAATCAGTTTACAAATggaaataagattaaaattaaattgtggtgttggaattttctattccaataattaataaaacccttttatattagttgtttaATGAACTCTCttaatttgatcatataaaataaaatcaattaatgataaataactaatataattatcttataatattagtacacattaattattgaaatagaaaattctaacaatctcccacttgagttatatattgtaacaaaaaaaattataactaattatttttaagttcaGCTTACCTTCATGCAGCCTATAAGACATTGCTTCAGTTGGATATCTCTAAATGTAGATATGCTTAATGTTGGGATTTCCTTGACTCACACCTATAGGGGTTCTTAGTAACTACTTTAATTGGtaccctaaaaaaatataaattgtattcTTTAGAGCAACTttggtagagaagaatcaaactTCTTACTATATCTATACAAGCCTAATTTCATCATTCTGCAACTTTGTCCATGGTATGTTTACCTAACATTATATATTGTAGaacaatttcacaattattgaagaaaacacATGAAGGACTCCAAAGGTTGTACCTTATGTCATATCTACCATAGTATCCCACACGATCATATAAAGGACATCATGAATGACAAAGTTTGGTGAGGATTGGATTGTGCCtgaaaattgtgaaataacGGAGGCAATATCTCATTCATCCTTTGAGGCTAAATATTGAGCTCTTGCTTCCACCACTTGTGAGCTACAATGACTCACTTATTTACTAAAAGACCTACACATCACATGTTCTCGACCTGTAGTGTTCTATTGTGACAACCAAAGTGCTATACATATCGCTGCTAATTCTATCTTTCATGAACTTAATAAGAACTCAGACATTGATTGTCATATTGTCAGAGAAAAAGCTCAACAAGGTCTAATGCAATTGCTTCATGTTTCTTTTTCCAATCAAATAGCAAACATCTTCACTAAGGCTCTTCCTCCAAGTCTATTCACTATCAATCTCTCCAAGCTAGAGCTAATTGacattattagaaaaataacagCAACCCATAACACAACATCAGTCCTCATTAGGCCAGGCCCAAGACCACAATTCTGTTATCTCACCATGTTCTAGAAGTATCTAGAACCATATTGTGCTCTTGCAGAGCTGTTATTCCTTGTATACATTACTATCacacacaattttgtttttctattttgtctTAATAGATTTGATTAAGAGATTTTTTATCACTGCTTTCTAAGCATCAATTAAGAGATTTGATTAAGAGATTTTTCATCAAATCTCTTAATTGATGCTAAGAAAGTAAATGTATTTATTAGTATCAATTAAGATATTTGATTAAACAATTTTAGCATCAATGAtgctataaaataaatatatttattagcattaattatcttataattataAACGATTTTTAATCTTTCCAAATTTGTTatcataattgatttttttttgttgctaatgatttttaatacatttattagcatcaattatcttataattataaacaatttttaatctttccaaatttgttatcataattgaattttttttgttgctaatGATTTTTATTAGCATGGCCCTTGTTTCGCCAGTGGTAATGGCGAAACCTGCTACATTGCACATGCAAGCACGCGTTTCGCCAATGGTGATGGTGAAATCCATGGTGGATAGTGGAATGTCGACATGTCATGCATGGGCATGGTGTAAGGATGCATAGTGTGTTTCGCCAATGGTGATGGCGAAACCCATGGTACTCACATGAACCTGCTGTGAACCTACTGGATTGACATGGATGCATGATGATACGCTAATAGGAATGGCGAAATAAGTGTTTCGCCAACCAGAATGGCGAAACCCTAACAAACCAGACCCcccaaagaaaatattttaaaagagacCCTTTTTTGGAATAAGTTTGTAGAACAAACCCTATCAGGTCATTTTGTCGTCACTTGCGGGGGTTTCACTATGTAGCTAACATGCGTCTGCGAGTGATCGATTGGATAAGCAACATTTCTAACTGGTTTGGGTTTCTCAGAgcatttaattttgtgtttaagTATGAGAGattggtttttaatttaatggataaaaaaatatcttgcgAAATTAAAAAGTTGCAAACgggtaaattaaaaatatgttttaataatatactaatatttatagtttttaaaatatttttaaatttttataaaaatattatatttttagattttagctgttataaatattatttagttatcttaaaacttttatatatattttaattaaaaaaacacaaataaacaaCTTTTGCTGTTAAGGCAAATATAATATCTTCCATGGATCATTGTGTAATGTATAGgacaaacaaattaaatcaaacctAGCTtgttaaatacttattttatataattaaaatttataataaataaattcaaaaaattgtattaaataaatgtttttaacataaaaatatatatatttatgacaaataattttaattttgatataatattatttttaattatggaaattttctttccaaagatattaaaatttaatcttttatatataaattaaaataattatcgtgaatgagaaaattttcaaatgCCATTTTTTCATGAGAGCGTTTTTTTGggagttttattttatgagagcattttaaagaattttttttaactttttatctcttttaatctattattctcgatatttttagttttgctaAGTTAAGTCAAGCTAAACAACCCATTTTGATCACTTTAGTTAAACTTAATTATTCTAGATTGTCATTTGCAAAGTTTAACATTGATAACAActtgtaaataatatatatatatatatatatatatatatatatatatatatatatatatatatatatatatatatatatatatatatatatatgtgtgtgtgtgtgtgtgagagagagagagataattgtaattttatatttttatttattatatttactttaaaaatcatgattttaatttgtttattatcaTCTTATATATACTACTTACCTAATATCAATTTCAAGtgtcatattttaaatatataactataaACTTTCTTCAAGGAAAATCAACATTGTTAATTATCATCAAAGATTTCATCTTCAATTTAGACcatcttataaaatataatatgttgtgattttaatttatgttaaataataaattaataaacaaagttttatttaaagagaatttcaataaaaaaaatgacaaataagtTAATGAGTGAAATTTAAGTTTCAAAACTTTAATCaagttttgttataaaaaaatcaagttaaagctcatgatttgatttgtttatataaatGAGTCTaagtttaaacattttttttttcacaagttaAATTTCAATTGTCTTGTTCAACTCGATTTATTTACATATCTGGTAAGGGCGAAGTTGCAAAGTATCTTCTATTCATACACATAGTAAACCATTTATATCATTTAttgaaaaagtaattaatgtttGAGTAACCACATATATTCTATTTCATCCATTTGAGGAAGTTTGTATAAAACTACAGATAGTGTAGGCAGTTCCTACCCCTGGCTGAAAAGAGATACTTATAaggcaaaatttaaaaataaataaataataaccatAGATAGCAATGAATACAAAATTAAGCCACAAGCCACATGAAGTAAGTTGTCCAAAAAGTGACTGCAACTGAGGCCAAAGCATATGTCCATAGCATGATAACAGAACATTCACCTTCACCAGCTCCAAACAATTGCGCGATTGTGCCTGCAGAAAGCGAATGTTTGAATATATAGTTATatcaaaataagtttattatcTACTACTACTAACAAATTGCAAAGGTGAAAAAGAAAACAGTAgatacaaaaaagaaattaatcgTTCCCCAAAGTCTACGTTATATGTAAAACTATCGGGAAAGTCATGCATGAAATATAATGATATATACATATCGATATGAAGAGCATGCATATTGATCATCAATTGGACATGTATATTCTGACACACCCctttttatttcactttctgCCGTTGattattacaatttattttattaggacTACgtacaaaatcataaataaaaatattcattagtcattaaataaaaattaagatctatcgaattttatgattttaaataaatttcagctaacaaaaatatatacctCGTTCAACCCACCAAAACTAATAAAAGTATAGAACTTTGATATTATACCTATAGCCATTGCTGGTGGAAGTGCATATTGAAGGAGAAGCACAAACTGATATAAGGGATCTGGTTGCACCAAACCCAACTGTGTTGCTCCTTTAATAACTAGAATACCCAAAATTGGCAGGAAAATATATCGAACTACTATAATTCCAAGAATTGTCCAAAACGAAGTATTTGCTCCCTTCAAACCTGTGGTCCAttaatccaagaaagaaaaattattcataagCTGCCAAAGAGGagtataaaattttttttaaaaaaaaagcatggcTATATAAGAATTAATTATTGCCTTTAAGGAGGTTTGCTCCCATTATAAGGGTTATAACTGGGACGGCTGCTTCACTGCATGTAATTAATAAGATAGTGTAAGGAAATACAATCTCTCAGGACAAGGTTCAAAGTGAATTTCATGATCAGCAATGAAAAGCAAGAAATCATAGTCATATGTTAGAATTTTCTAaagtataagttttttaatGATTGGTgtattcaaatttataaaattagttgaatgtagtattttttttttgcttcaaaaagtttatataatCATGTGATCTATGATCAGGTAACCATCACTTTTAACACATGAAATATCAGATTAGTAATGTTATTATGAAGTTAAGATGCCCTCACCGCTTCTAGCATTATTACTGGATTGTGTCTATACAAGACTTTCTCTATCTTTTGTGATTCTTGAAGTTAACTATTTCTTATGTCTTATTACTTTATTAGATTGCTTATGATCCTTTgatatgttttaatttgtaatattacatatatagattaaaatatatggtactaaaattagaattgaaattaaaaaatggaaacacATAACTACTCCCGACGGCCTTGTGTAATTTCAAATCAAAAACAAGTTTTGGGATGCATACATACCCAACCATGGTAACTGAGTCCTGAATCACATGAAGTGAAGCATCGCCGCCAATCATCAATTTACGTATCTGGGGAACTACTCCAACAATAAAGCCAACAATCTGCATAGCCAAAAATAAATGTTCATTTGAtaggtgaatatttttaaaataacataagaAACTATTGCGgccattttaatcaataaatggGCTTATACTTAAAAAGTTATCACGGTGGCTATAGTATGAGCATTTTACATTACTATATCTGCATGGCGGTATTTCACTAACGTAAGTTCAGTTCATTGTATCATACCGCTCCAAGAGTTGCTGGTGAAAATATGGCTCTGAAATTGGAGTTGACTAAAAGCTTTCCAATTTGGTGTTTGATTTTAGCTGAGACTGGTAACTGCAATGAAACACCCGAAACTCAGATGCATAtgtaatttgatttattcaacATTAGATATGTAATGATCTCCTGCATAAGATAGAAGCTCCGATGATTTTTAGAATCACGAGTTCTACAAAAACAGATAAATTTAGGATTAATCAATGTAAATATGCTAGGTGATGCTTATAAGGATTTTGCAATTTGTAGACAACTTATTGAGGGATAGGGAttcaatttacaattttatGTGTTACTACATTCAATTTGAATTCATTTTATGTCAACTGTCACACTGgctaaagagaaagagaaaaattaggAAACAAGAACTTGGGTGTCTCCCTTTATTGCTTACTCTCTTTAAGTATAGATTGTGATAGTAAATGAGATTTCTGAGATAAGCACTATATAAAAGTTGGCCCTTTGTAGTtgaattttctaattataatgCTAGTATATGAAACTATACTAATTTCTAAAATCATGATTTCCCTTTGATTAGTACAAGATATCTTTTGAAAGGGGTTATTGGGTTATCGGTAGCAACCTTCACATTCTCCTCAGATTCAATTGAAGAAAGCAGAAGTGTGTAATCATCCATGTTGTCCTTTGATGGATTTTCAGGTTCTGAGGATTCTTCCTCTGGTAAGAATTCTAGGAACTCTCCTGAAGCCTCCAGTCTGAAGGAGCTAGTTCTATAAGCATCTTTTGGTACTACACTTGCGGAAACTCTCATTATGTTATAGACATAAGTCCATATATAAACAGCTCCAACCTACAGTTTACAAATGAATACCActtcagaaaacaaaaatatatagccAAATAAACGTTTtcattattttcagtttttggtTGGAAAACTTCACATTTATACCCATTATTGTAAGTTAAGAATTAATCTAAAAGAAGCTGATGAAGTTACAAACCGCCATAGAAAGTGAAGCATAAGCCATTCCATATTGATAGCAGACATTGGAGTCTCCAAAAGGACTACCTTTGTCTTTACATATAGCCGGGATAATGATTATAGGCAAGTTTCCTAAATTTCCTGTTCATGTAAGTCTGAAAATAAGCTTAACCGCAAGATGTATCCGGCAAGAACCGATGCTACAGCTTGAGCtttagagaaaatataaaacatttcaaaaataatagCATGCAGCAACAGGACAACAAGAAGCTAGAAGTTTTTGTGCAACTTTCATGTCTACAGTTAATTAAAGGCCTTTCATTTCATTCAGAAACTGGAGAATATTTGGAATCCCAATTATTGCTTAGTTACTTTGTTTGCAAAATTAGTAAATGTACACACCATATAAGATTGGAGTGCTTATTTGTGAACGCCTAAACAATCCAAATACCTGATTTTGACACTCGCAAattctttttatctctcttctatcacattatatcattaattatatcAATCACTATATCTcctctcttcctctctctctctcttggtgtccatgaattttttttccttaagaaGTTCTGATTTTTAAACACCTATACAGTCTAAACGCCTGATTGATACTCCCAATTTCTCTATCTCTCTTCTATCACTTCACATCACCTATCTCTCATCTCTTCCTATCTCTTTCTTGGTGTAGACACCAATAGAGGTCCATAGCTCTTttttcttgatgttgatttaTGAACACTTAAACAGTTAAAATACCTAAATGGCACtctcaatttttctttatctctttGGTCTACCATATTCATCACCAATCACTTATCTCTCCTCTCTTTCTTGATGTAGACACCAAGGGAAGTGTCCATGAATTTTTTCCTCAAGATTGCTCAGATACACTTTTCAATGCCAGTAACCCATGTAGCAAAGAAGGTCTATACACTCTTTGGTATTAACTattcaataataaaattcaGGGGAAATAAACAGTGAAAACATAACACAGATTACATGTTAGGCTTCCAGGATTCATTaattttgaagagaaaattcTACCTGCAGAACAGACACCCATTATTAGCCCTTCCAAGTGTTTGGGAGCCCTTGTTAATTTGATAAGGATCCATCCTAAGGCAGAGCCTATTATAAACGTCAAGAGGATATTGACCGGCATGAACCACCTAAATCACAACCAAAAATTGTTAGAAACCTAGTTCAAAGGAAGAAAGCGAATCCTCAAATTATTACCAAaattctgaacaaaatcaatAATACTCACAATAAAACAACATTCTCAAAAGTAATCGTGTCGGCCAAATTGCCACCCACCAGTGCAGGATTGAACACATAATGCACAAGCTGTCATATAAATGAAACACTGCTGTCAATAAGATATGTAAGTATAAAagacaaatgaaaaataagaaaaaagaggaaaagacttCATTAAGTGTTAATGGAGTTACATGATTCACTTGTATCCTTGCATCTTTTCCCAACAAATTTACGTTGTCCAGTGCAAGAAGCAAGCCAACAGCAGTGATTAGTAGTACTTTGATCACGGGCATAGATGCCACCCCAAAAAGCTCCACAAGTCCCATTTTCACAACTCTTCCAAAAAAACTATGAGCTAATTATTAATCCTACACGCAAAGAGAAAAATTACTTTAGTAAAGCAAATATATCTTAAGCaaacaacaatgaaaaaaaaaaccacacaGATCTTGAACAACACAAACTTCAGATCCATCCTAGTACTATAAGAACTCCCCAACATACGTTATGATGACTTGGCTGTACTGTAAAGAGCATATTCATTTGATGGAACgtggaaatgaagaagaaaaaaaccacttattatatttaatatatcataaCTCTTCTCTTCAGACAGAACTATATGAATACAGTGATTATATATCATATAGACAAAAGAAACATAACTATAGAACAAAAGAACAGATAAaaccaaagaaataaaaagtaccCGTGATAAAATTCAACTAACATATATAAGCATATATTGGCCAATGGCCATAATCTTATATATCTGAACGAGATGTAGTCTAGACGCAATGGGGCGGGGCGGGTACGGGCCGTCAGGTTCCTCGATCTCGTCACATACacgattcaaattaaaaaaataattttttttgtaagaaaaatattaaaaatttgattttagaaaaataaattgattgttaaatatttatttttaactacttatatatcaataaatttattatagtacgtgtttttacaaaaataattaaaaaaataatattaaattatataaaaattttaaaataaaattaactattaataGAAATTCtatgcttttattttaagtGGTGGGGCGAATTCCGATTAGGGACGGGTCTCGTAATCCCATACCCGTATTCGacttttgattataaaaaaaaatttgaatccgAATTAATACCCGATCAACTCGGATATTTTCTGTCAAAGTCGGAACGAATTCAAGTGAATACACACAAATACTAGTTTTTTGCCATGTCTAGATGctatttaattcattctatcAGATTTAATAAGGAGAAGAGGGTAATAAACACcgaataggaagaaaaaaaatatgacctGGCAATAATGCCAGAGAGATGACATAGACACGCGGATTCTAGATGATTGGAAGGGAACCaatgtaattaataatataataatattgccACTAGATATGGCATTTGCAAATGGCAATAATTTAGTTTTGTTTCTGGTTaagcaaatcaaaataaataataataataaacacgtCTTTCCTACTATTGTTGATGCTTATTGGTCCCTGAAGTTTGTCAGTGAAAGTGAACACAAACACTTGACATTAATTAATtcggaaaaaattaattaaactctaAAATCCTAAGCCATCAATTTTTTTgagatttaaagaaaaaagaataaaatattttaagatatgaGATGAAGATAATAATAAATCGTGTGTGGCTAATATTTCTTAAAAGTTAAACATCCAGAAGTGTATGAgggaaaaaaacaaagataaataaaaataaaaaatgtgacaaataatgtaagaaaaaataatttagatgcaGGATGTATAAGCCAGCatccttaaccattaaaaaaCTTCAAACAAATCTTGCTATCTTGTTACCTTTAATCATAAAGTGAAGCTAAgggtaaacaagaaaagagcaAGCAGCAATGATTTGTGTTGTTTTGTCAGTCAAACCATCTGTTACTTAGGCTGATGAATAAGATGAGAAAGACATGATAGGTACAgtgatgataaaattaaaatagtgtgGCTCAAGGCCCAGCGATAAAAAGTATCAGAAAAACTATAGAATATCTGAGTCATCTGATATCACAATAAAAAATGGAATCGAGACAATTATCTCCTTCTAtactagaattaaaatatatcactttctttcattttctattctttcaaatttcaattagacttttgtttattaaaaaaatcattctcccttttaaatatattttcatatattatattactttgtagttaactaaaaaaaatatgaatagtcTCAAATCAttcttttgatttctatttATATACTTAATATTAAccgtaatttaatttatatttttatatttatttttaaattacattttaaattttttaaagaaattattaatatgtttttaacagagaaattattaatagttaaaatagcattatattataatttaaattgcaatataagactatttttaaatatcataagttattataaatttaaactattttaattatcataaattttaaatataattttcaaatttaaaaatatttaattattttcaattttatttataatgaatttataaaaatttatctaatatgaatttaatttataaaaataaataccaaTTCGTGTACCAACAAGTCATTAACTTGATTTTTTAAGTAAAGTCTTattcaaatcttatcttattcaATGCATTAGTTAAAATACTGATctgaaaaaatagtttttgctATGCTagctatttttaaatataaagaatataaaaatgtgaagaaaatttcatcaatgattgGTTTATTTAGAATTGATGGCTTGTTGACTGTTACGCTAGGATATATTTATACGGTTAACCTAATAATCAACCTTCTCTCATTTTCAGCCATATTATGCTAAAACCCGTGAAGCATATTTCATGttgcattatttttatttttatttttttacgaaAATTTAAACCTATGACTTTGatgtatttaaataaaagagaatttttttaattaaaataaaatataaaaatctcataggtcaaacataaatttttttttatttttttctttcttctgaaCCAAACACATCCTTCATGGATATTATTTGGACTCTTCCACTAGACCGATCGTTGTGGTTCATTACTTTTATTATCCtttgaaagtttgaaattttGCAATGAGGAACCACTTGGGCACAGACACATGCATGACAGCATAACATGGTCTACCAACCACAACCAGAACCAGAACTAGAACTGTGTAGAGACTGTAATGTAGAGTGTAAAGACATTCACATTGATGTGACAAAGATGGAGAGAACGTTACCTTACTGTGACCGCTGGGTTATCTAATGATCAGTATGTGACAATAATTTccacagtatatatatatattgccatATTAACCCACCACGCTTATATATTCAATGATGGTGATGGTTGGTTACTGATGCATGCATGTATGCTCGAGGATAAGCTGAAACGTAATAAATAGCTGGCGGCCAAGAATATATTTGTTCTTTTTCAAGTGGTattcatttcaaattttgacTGAAATCGTTTTAACAAAATTGTtgttaagataattaatttgaaaaggttaatgtaaaaattatttgatattaaatatattttaaaataaatataaaagaattgaTTTATACTTGACCGAATATCATCAAATTGCAAATTgtttaatagataaaataaaaatctactTTAATATAACATAAgtaattacttttttaacttatttataaatattgtttgctttaatcatattttaatagtttttaatggtgggaatattaatttgaatagtattttcaatttaatttttaaatgtttaattaataacatcTTTGAATGATTCTAcattttttactataaaaatgaatatatagtcctttttatattttaataaatttaaatattcaattaataatatataaatgattatacaattattgtcatattattgatttttatttttttcatatggcactttttctaatttttcaaagcaaatataatttattttgaacaaataacaataatacattttattttatttattgatcattaagagacaaaaataataatatatcacgataatatatattttataagagtaattaaatcatttgatatatttttctcaaaataataaagctattgttttcaattttaaattaattacatattctatattttattgtttttataactttgttttttcttaatttgaggTCCTCGCTCTTGGTTGTCGACTCTCACACTGTGGTATTTTATACGGTAACATTTCACTCAACAATCCTTGTTAGTATGAATCCTTTGCAGGTAATCTTTTTCAAGACTTCGACAACCAACTTGATATTGCCCGACTAATAACACAAGACTTTTCCGTGTGTTTTGTCCTCATTcgcatatttttttagaaaactttCTAGAAGGTTACTCATCTCAAAATTATTTCAAGTCAAGCATGCTTAACCATGGAGTTCTCAAGTGATAGGCAACTAAAAAGTAAATGCATCTTGTTAGTATAGGTAGtactaattaatttctttaagtcaTTGTCAATTGTACATTCCCATACCTGTACAACATCTAGATCTCTCTCATTCTGGTGTGATTCGTTTGAAGTGTTACATGTCCACCAGCTTTCATTTGGTTCGTCCTCGAATCATACCATATTGAgagagatatatata contains:
- the LOC100785182 gene encoding protein PIN-LIKES 3 → MGLVELFGVASMPVIKVLLITAVGLLLALDNVNLLGKDARIQVNHLVHYVFNPALVGGNLADTITFENVVLLWFMPVNILLTFIIGSALGWILIKLTRAPKHLEGLIMGVCSAGNLGNLPIIIIPAICKDKGSPFGDSNVCYQYGMAYASLSMAVGAVYIWTYVYNIMRVSASVVPKDAYRTSSFRLEASGEFLEFLPEEESSEPENPSKDNMDDYTLLLSSIESEENVKLPVSAKIKHQIGKLLVNSNFRAIFSPATLGAIVGFIVGVVPQIRKLMIGGDASLHVIQDSVTMVGEAAVPVITLIMGANLLKGLKGANTSFWTILGIIVVRYIFLPILGILVIKGATQLGLVQPDPLYQFVLLLQYALPPAMAIGTIAQLFGAGEGECSVIMLWTYALASVAVTFWTTYFMWLVA